CGCCGCCTATGTGGAGGCGGGCGCCGGCATCGGCACCACCCAGGAAGTGCTGTCGGCCGACGTCGTACTGAAGGTCAACGCCCCCGACGACACCGAGATCGCGACACTGAAGGACGGCGCGACGCTGGTCAGTCTGATCTCGCCGGCACTGAAGCCCGAACTCGTCGAGAAGTTGTCGGCGCGCCCCATCACGGTGCTGGCGATGGACGCGGTGCCCCGCATCTCCCGCGCGCAATCGCTGGACGTGCTGTCCTCGATGGCCAATATCGCCGGCTACCGGGCCGTCGTCGAGGCCGCGCATAGCTTCGGACGATTCTTCACCGGCCAGGTCACCGCTGCGGGCAAGGTGCCGCCTGCCAAGGTCCTGGTTGTCGGCGCCGGGGTGGCCGGTCTGGCCGCCATCGGCGCCGCGGGCAGCCTCGGCGCCATCGTGAAGGCCACCGACCCGCGGCCCGAGGTCGCCGACCAGGTGAAGTCCCTCGGCGGCGAGTACGTCTCCGTCGACCCGGCGGCCGCCGAGGTCTCGGCCACCGGTTATGCCAAGGAAATGGACGAGGATTACAAGGCCCGCGAGGCGCAGCTGTATGCCGAGCTGGCCAGCGAGGTCGACATCATCATCACCACCGCCCTGATCCCGGGTCGGCCTGCGCCGCGGATCATCACCGCCGAGATGGTCGCCTCCATGCGCCCGGGCAGCGTGATCGTGGACATGGCCGCATCCAACGGCGGCAACGTCGAGGGCACCGTGAAGGATCAGGCGATCGTCACCGACAACGGCGTGACGATCATCGGCTACACCGACCTGGCCGGCCGCCTGCCCGCCACCGCGTCGCAGCTCTACGGCACCAACCTGGTGAACCTGCTCAAGCTGGTGACGCCCGAGAAGGACGGCCGGCTCACCCTCGACTTCGAGGACGTCGTCCAGCGCTCGGTCACCGTGGTGCGTGACGGCGAGGTCACCTGGCCGCCCCCGCCGGTGCAGGTGTCCGCGGCACCGGCCGCCGCGGCTGCCGCCGCCCCGGTCGAGAAGCCCGCGCCCAAGCCACCGATGTCGGCCCAGCGCAGGCTCGGACTGACGTTCGCCGGAGCGGCGGCGTTGTTCGCGTTGATCGCCATCTCGCCGGCCGCACTGCAGGTGCACCTGGTGGTGTTCGCGCTGGCGATCGTCATCGGCTATTACGTGATCAGCGGTGTGCACCACGCGCTGCACACCCCGCTGATGTCGGTGACCAATGCGATCTCGGGAATCATCGTCGTCGGAGCGCTGCTGCAGATCGGCACCGGTGATCTGGCGATCACCGTGTTGGCCACCATCGCGATCTTGCTGGCCAGCATCAACGTCTTCGGTGGTTTCGCGGTGACGCGCCGCATGCTCGCGATGTTCTCCCGCAGCTAGGGCTGCCCTCCCACTTCTCACCAGACTCTCTGTGAACGGATTCCCCATGCTTTCTCTGGAAACCGCGGCCACCGCGGCCTATGTGGTCGCGGCGCTGCTGTTCATCCTGGCCCTCGCGGGCCTGTCGAAACACGAAACGTCCAAGGCCGGCAACACCTTCGGCATCGCGGGCATGGCGGTGGCGCTGATCGCCACGGTCGTGTTGGCCATCGGCCGCGATATCCAACCGCTGGGCCTCGGGCTGCTGGTGGGCGCCATGGCCATCGGCGCGGCGATCGGTCTGTGGCGGGCCAAGATCGTCGAGATGACCGGCATGCCCGAACTCATCGCGCTGCTGCACTCATTCGTCGGCCTGGCCGCCGTGCTGGTCGGCTGGAACGGTTACCTGCACGTGGAGGCCCATCCGGACGGCGCCGAGGCCGCGCACCTCGCCGGCCAGGGCATGCTGGGCATCCATTCGGCGGAGGTGTTCATCGGCGTGTTCATCGGTGCGGTGACGTTCACCGGGTCGATCGTGGCCAACCTCAAGCTGTCGGCCCGGATCAAATCCGCGCCATTGATGTTGCCGGGCAAGAACTTCCTGAACGTCGGCGCGCTGGTGGTGTTCATCGCACTGACGGTCTGGTTCGTCATCGAACCCCAGCTGTGGCTGCTGGTCGTGGTGACCGTGCTCGCGCTGCTGCTGGGCTGGCATCTGGTCGCCTCCATCGGCGGTGGCGATATGCCGGTCGTCGTCTCGATGCTCAACAGCTACTCCGGCTGGGCCGCCGCGGCCTCGGGCTTCCTGCTGGGCAACGATCTGTTGATCATCACCGGTGCGTTGGTCGGCTCCTCGGGTGCGTTCCTGTCCTACATCATGTGCAAGGCGATGAACCGGTCGTTCATCTCGGTCATCGCAGGCGGTTTCGGTATCGAGGCCGGCCCCGCCGAGGACAAGGATTACGGCGAACACCGCGAGATCACCGCAGAGGGCGCGGCCGAACTGCTCGCGAACGCCTCCTCGGTGATCATCACACCGGGCTACGGCATGGCTGTGGCGCAGGCCCAGTACGGGGTCGCCGACCTGACCCGCAAGCTGCGCGAGCGCGGGGTCGACGTGCGCTTCGGCATCCACCCGGTCGCGGGCCGGCTGCCCGGACACATGAACGTGCTGCTGGCCGAGGCCAAGGTGCCTTACGACATCGTGCTCGAAATGGACGAGATCAACGATGATTTCGACGGCACCTCGGTGGTGCTGGTGATCGGGGCCAATGACACCGTCAACCCGGCTGCGTCGGAGGATCCGGGATCACCGATTGCCGGTATGCCGGTGCTCACCGTGTGGAATGCCGACAACGTCATCGTGTTCAAGCGCTCCATGGCCTCCGGTTACGCGGGCGTGCAGAATCCGCTGTTCTTCCGGGAGAACACCCAGATGCTCTTCGGCGATGCCAAGGATCGCGTCGACGCGATCAACGCCGCGCTGTAACAGTCGGCCCGGTGCACAGTTCACCGAAATCCACGACATGGTCGCCATCACCCTCCGGGGATGGCGACCATGTCGCTTCTGCACCCGGGTCAGGCCCGTAGGCCGTCGGTGAGGAGTGTCGCCAACTCCGTGTAGGCCTCGGCATCGCTGAGCCCGGTGGCCGCACCCACCTCGCGCTGCTGGATGCGCACCATCATGGTGGCGATGAGATCTCCGGCGAAGGCGGCGTTGACCGAGCGGAACGCTCCCGCGGCCACTCCCTCCTCGATGAGCCGGCGCACCCGCTCCGCGGCGGCGGCGGTGTTGGCTTCGTAGACCTCACGCGCCGGAGCGAACGCGTTCATATCCGTCATGAATGCCTCGGACGCCACGGCCAGTTCGGCTCCGACCGCAGTCAGATACGCCGCTACGCGATCGCGCGGGGTGTCCGTCCGCGCCAGGCTGCTCTCCACCGCGATCGTCGCCCGCTTGAAGAAGTGCACGGTGACCCGGCGCACCAACTCATCCTTGCTCGACGCCAAGGCGTAGAGCGTGGTCTTGGAGCACCGCAACCGGGCGGCGATCTCGTCGAGCGTCAGGTGGCCGAATCCCTCTGCGAGCATCAACTCCAGCAGTTCGTCGAAAAGCCGGATCTGTCTGCGGGTGGCGAAACCACTATCGACCAGCTCGGACATCCTGCGATAGTACTTCAGGAGGTCTTCCAGTACTCTTTTGACGATACTGCGAACCGCACCACAGTACTGTTTCGAGAGGTGACCCCGTGCCCGTCGACCGCCTGCTCCCCTCTGAGGATGCCGCCGAACTGATCGCCCTGACCCGTGACATCGCGGACAAGGTGCTCGACCCGATCGTCGACGAGCACGAGCGCACCGAGACCTACCCCGACGGGGTCTTCCCCCAACTCGGGGCCGCCGGGCTGCTCAGCCTGCCTCAGCCCGAGCAATGGGGCGGCGGCGGTCAGCCCTACGAGGTGTACCTCCAGGTGCTCGAGGAGATCGCGGCCCGCTGGGCCACGGTGGCGGTGGCCGTCAGCGTGCACAGCCTGTCCACCCATGCCCTGCTGTCCTTCGGCACCGAGGAGCAGAAGGGCCGCTGGTTGCCCGGCATGCTGTCGGGCAACCAGATCGGCGCCTACAGCCTGTCCGAACCGCAGGCCGGCTCCGATGCGGCCGCGCTTCGCTGCGCCGCGACCAGGGACGGTGATCACTACGTGCTCAACGGATCCAAGGCGTGGATCACCCACGGCGGCAAGGCCGACTTCTACACGCTGTTCGCCAGGACCGGCGACGGATCGAAGGGCATCTCCTGCTTCCTGGTGCCCGGCGATCTGGAGGGCCTGAGCTTCGGTAAGCCCGAGGAGAAGATGGGCCTCCACGCCGTGCCGACCACCGCGGCGTTCTACGACAACGCCCGACTCGATGCCGACCGGTTGATCGGCGCCGAGGGACAGGGCCTCTCGATCGCCTTCTCCGCGCTCGACGCCGGCCGACTTGGCATCGCAGCGGTCGCCGTCGGCATCGCCCAGGCCGCACTCGATGAGGCCACCCGGTACGCCAACGAGCGAACCACGTTCGGCCGCAAGATCATCGACCATCAGGGACTCGGATTCGTACTCGCCGATATGGCCGCCGCGGTGGTGAGCGCGCGAGCCACCTATCTGGACGCCGCGCGGCGACGCGATCTCGGCCTGCCGTACTCGACCCAGGCATCGGTGGCCAAACTGATCGCGACCGACGCCGCCATGAAGGTGACCACCGATGCCGTGCAGGTACTCGGCGGCGTCGGCTACACCCGCGACTTCCGGCCGGAACGCTACATGCGAGAAGCCAAGATCACCCAGATCTTCGAGGGCACCAACCAGATCCAGCGTCTGGTGATCGCCCGCGGGCTGACGGCCTAGCGGTCGATCGCACGGCCGCGACCCGCAGCGAAGCCGCTTCTCTGTTCAGTTGTCAAGGTGCGCTGTGGCTTTGGGTTATGCGGCCGCGGGTAGGTCGGTCATGGTGCGTCGGGTGTGGGATCGCAGGTGTGCCGGCTCGGGTGCTTCTGGTGTGTGGGGTGGGATGAACCAGGGGTGGCGGTCGCGGCCGAGGTAGACCTGCCAGCCCCCGTGATGGATGAGGGTGTGGTGTAGCCGGCAGAGCAGCACTCCGTTGTCGATACTGGTTGTGCCGCCGGCGCTCCAGGGTTGGATGTGGTGGGCATCGCACCAGGACACCGGGCGCCCGCATCCCGGATGGGCACACCCGCCATCCCTGACGGCCAGCGCTTTACGAATCGCGGGGGTGAACAGTCTTTCCGCGCGCCCGACATCCAGCGGCACCCCGGTGTGGTCGACGATCACCGACGTCAGCGTGGCATCACAGCCGATCAACTCCGCGGTCGCCGCGGAGACCGGTCCACCGAACCCCAACCGATCCACCGCGTCACCGCTCACGCCCGGGGCTACCGGTCGGATGAGGGTGACGTGCGGCAGTACCCCACCAGACATCGGACGCCTCGACTGCGACAAATATGTGCGCAGCACCTGCCCGATCGCCTCAGCCCGGCGGACATCGATCGGCCGGGGATCCGGGGACCCGTCCGGTAGCGGTATCGGCCGGCACAACGGATCCAACGCCGCACACAGCTCTTCCCCGGTCGTCACGTCCAGATCGAGGGTAGCTTCGAAGCGGCCCTCAGCGTTCTGCACCACGGTCATCTCGTTGAGCGCGGTGTCCTCGGCGACCGGCACCACCTGCTGCTCGACCGGTAGTGCCGCGACTCGGTCGATGGCGATCGTGCGGGCCTTGGCGGCCACCTCGGCCGGGCTGGTCTGCACCATCAACGCACGCACCACCGCCGCCCGATCGTCGTCGGACAACGGCACTCGAGACTCCACGTGCGCGACACCTTTGCCCACGGCATCGGCGAACTCGATACCGATACCGCCCAACCCCAACCGCTGCGCGACCGTCAACGCCGGCAACGACGATGCGGCGCGTCCCACCCGTACCGCCCGGGCCGCCGCACCCGGGGACATGCCCAACAGCCGGAGCAGATCAGCCCCGGTGCGTAGGTGCCGCCGACCCGGCACACCGGCCCGTTCGGCCGCCACCACCGCCGAGGAGATCACCAAGTCCAACAGATTCCGCGCCGACACCGCCGACGCCAACACACCCAACAAGACCTCGTCATCGACCACCGGCCGCGGACAATCCACCAACCGACCCACGCCCGACCCGACATCATCCCCCGGTGACACCGGAACAAGCTCATCGATCAACGCATCAACAAACACATCAAGACAGCTGGCGTCCATCACGGATACCGACTTCCCCCACCGTGCCCACCACGGGACACGACCCCACAAGCACAGCCCGCACGATCACCCGACAGGGACCGTCGAACCTCGCGGCGACCGAAGTCGCGGTCTGCGGCTCACCAAATCCCAGGATCGGGAACCACGGCGCATTCGAACTTGTGTTCGACACTACGCCGAACGAAGAACTCGCGCAAGGGGTCCGCACCACGGCATCGGCCACCGCGCAAACGCCTCTACACTCCAGCCATGGATCTCGACGAACTGCACTGGTTCGTGACGCTCGCCGAGACCGAGCACGTCACCGATGCCGCGGCCGAATTGGGCATCAGCCAACCGACCCTTTCCCGGGCCCTCGCTCGCCTGGAGGCGCGCATCGGCGCACCATTGTTCGACCGTGTGAACCGTCGCCTCCGACTCAACACCTACGGCGCCATCCTGCTCGATCACGCGCGCCGCAGCATTGCCGAAATCACCAGCGCCACAGAGCGTATCGCCGCCCTGCGGGATCCCGACACCGGTACCGTGCGACTCGCGTTCCTACACTCACAGGCCGGCGGATTCGTCCCTGACCTCCTGCGCCGGTTCCGCGCCGAAGCCCCCAACGTGCAGTTCGAACTGTTCCAGGGTGCCACGCTCGACATCCTCGATCGGCTCGACAAGGGGCACGTCGACCTTGCCATTACCTCACCGCGGCCTGCGGGCTTTCCGTGGCGGGTGCTCTACGGTGAGCGCCTGTGCCTGGCCGTACCCCGCGATCACCGGTTCGCCGGGCGCAGCCGTCTACGACTTGCCGACGCCGGCGACGAACCCTTCGTTGCGCTACAGCCGGGATTCGGCCTGCGCCAGTTGACCGATGAGCTCTGCGTCGCGGCCGGGATCGCGCCGACGATCGTCTTCGAAGCCATGGAGATTCCCACGGTCGAGGGCCTGGTGGCCGCCGGATTCGGCGTCGCGGTCGTCCCGGTTCCACACCCCGATCGCATGGACAGTGCAGCCGCCTACATCCCACTGTCCGAACCCACTGCCAAACGTCAACTGGGTCTGACTTGGCGGCCGGATGGTGAACTACCGCCTGCTGCTGCCAGGCTGGCCGAGTTCATCATGCATAATCTGCATGATCTGACAGAAGTTCATACATTAGACACATTGCGAGGATCCTCCTAGTCTCGCCTGAGTGACGACGACGCTGAGCCCCACCGACTGGCCGGGTCATCAGCGTGGCTCCAAGGAGTACCGACGGCTGTTGGCCGCGCTGTTCTTCGGCGGTGTCGCGACATTCGCGCAGTTGTATTCACCGCAGGCCGTGCTGCCCATGATCGCTGCCGACCTGGGCACCGGCGCCGCGCACGCTGCATTGCTCGTCTCGGCAGCAACAGTCGGACTCGCCGTCGGCGTCATCCCGTGGGCGGCGGTCGCCGACCGGATCGGTCGGGTTCAGGCGATGACCGTTTCGATCACGGCGGCAACGCTTCTCGGCCTGCTCGTCCCGCTCGCTCCCACCTCGGACCTCCTGCTCACCGGCCGCTTCCTGGAGGGGCTCATGCTCGGTGGGGTACCGGCGATCGCCATCGCCTACCTGTCCGAGGAGATCGATCCCGGCCATGCCGCGCGGGCAGCGGGAAGTTACGTGGCCGGCAGCACCATCGGCGGCCTCACCGGCCGGCTGGTCACCGGCCCCGTCGCCGAGTTCGCCGGCTGGCGCATCGGGGTCGTCACCGTTGCGGTGCTGTGCGCGCTATCGGCAATGGCGTTCGTCAAGCTCGCCCCGCGGGCGCGTGGTTTCCGGCCGGCCCGCATCAAGGGGCTCGGTACGCGGCTGGCCGAAAACCTGCGCTCACCGCAGCAACTCGTCCTCTACGGCCAGGGCTTCCTGTTGATGGGTGGATTCGTCGCGCTCTACAACTTCTTGGGCTTCCGACTGGCCGCCGCACCGTTCGACCTACCCCAGACCGTCGTCAGCCTGGTCTTCCTGGCTTATCTGGCCGGCACCTGGGCGTCGGCGCGCGCGGGTGCCGAGGCAAGCCGATTCGGGCGCAAACCGGTCCTGCTGGCCTCGATCACCACCATGATCATCGGCACCGCGCTGACCATCAGCACCGAACTCGTCGTGGTGCTGACCGGACTGCTGATTGCCACGGCGGGCTTCTTCGGTGCGCACGCCGTCGCCTCGGGGTGGGTGGGCGCCCGTGCCGGAACGGCCAAGGCACAGGCATCGGCTCTCTACAACCTGTTCTACTACGCGGGATCCAGTGCGCTGGGCTGGTTGGGCGGTGTGGCGTTCGACGCCGCCGGTTGGACCGCCGTGGCCGGATCGGTCATCGGCTTGGCCCTGCTTGCCGGGGCGCTCGCCGTCACCACACTGGAGAATCCGTGCCGTGCTCGGCGTCCGGGCGGGGACCGAGAAGGCGCCGCTGCCCCGCTGTGATGGCGACGTCGTCGATGCTCGCCTCGCGCCGTGACATCAGCCCGTCGATGGGGACCCGCGCGTTCACTTATCTAACCAGGTGGCATATCGTGGCGGCATGGACTTCGCGATGTCGGCAAAAGCAGCTGATTACCACAAGCGCCTCTCCGACTTCATGGTCGAGAATGTCTTCCCCGCCGAGGAGTCCTACCACGCCTACCGCGCGGAGAAGGGTCCCAAGGACCACACCGTGCCGCCGGTGGTCGAAGAGCTCAAGACCGAGGCCAAGGCCGCGGGTCTGTGGAACCTGTTCCTGCCCTCGGAGTCCGGGCTGACCAATCTTGAGTACTCCCCGCTCGCCGAGCTCTCCGGCTGGAGCATGGAGATCGCCCCCGAGGTGCTCAACTGCGCCGCACCGGACACCGGGAACATGGAGACCCTGCACCTGTTCGCCAACGAGGCGCAGCGCACGCAGTGGCTCGAGCCCCTGCTCAATGGCGAGATCCGGTCTGCGTTCGCGATGACCGAGCCTGCCGTCGCCTCCAGCGATGCCCGCAACATCGAGACCACCATCCTGCGCGACGGCGGCGATTACGTCATCAACGGCCGGAAGTGGTGGATCACCGGGGCCTCGGACCCGCGCTGCAAGCTGCTCATCACCATGGGCCGCACCAATCCCGATGCGGCTGCACACCAGCAGCAGTCGATGATCCTGGTGCCCATCGACACCCCTGGAATCACCATCCTTCGCTCGTTGCCGGTCTTCGGTTGGCAGGACCAGCATGGGCACTGCGAGATCGTGTTCGACAATGTCCGGGTTCCCGCGGAAAACCTGCTGCACGAGGAAGGCAGCGGGTTCGCCATCGCCCAGGCGCGGCTGGGCCCGGGCCGCATCCACCACTGCATGCGCGCCCTCGGCGCGGCCGAACGTGCATTGGCGCTGATGATCGACCGCGTGCAGACGCGCATCGCGTTCGGCAAGCCGCTCGCCGAGCAGGGTGTCGTGCGTGAGTCCATCGCCAAGTCCCGCAACGAGATCGACCAGGCCAGGCTGCTGTGCGAGAAGGCCGCCTGGACGATCGACAAGGAGGGCAACAAAGCCGCCCACGTGTTGGTTTCCCAGATCAAGTCGGTGGCGCCGCAGGTCGCCTGCGACGTGCTCGACCGCGCCATCCAGGTGCATGGCGGCGCCGGGGTATCCGATGATTTCCCGCTGGCCCGCCTCTACGGCTGGCACCGCGCGATGCGACTTTTCGACGGCCCCGACGAGGTGCACATGCGGACGATCGCACGCGCCGAACTCGGCAAGGAGAAGTCGGCGTTCGCGGCGGCGGCCTGCCGCCCCTCGAACACGCTGTGACACAGTAGAGATCGTGGAACTGACTGGAGCCTGGAACTTTCGCGATGTAGCCGAGTCCGCCGGCATTCGGCCGGGACTGCTGTTCCGGTCCAGTGAGTTGAGCAAGCTCACCGACGAGGGCCGGTCCACCCTGCTGGCGCTCGGCATCAACGATGTCGCCGATCTGCG
The sequence above is drawn from the Mycolicibacterium neoaurum VKM Ac-1815D genome and encodes:
- a CDS encoding MFS transporter — its product is MTTTLSPTDWPGHQRGSKEYRRLLAALFFGGVATFAQLYSPQAVLPMIAADLGTGAAHAALLVSAATVGLAVGVIPWAAVADRIGRVQAMTVSITAATLLGLLVPLAPTSDLLLTGRFLEGLMLGGVPAIAIAYLSEEIDPGHAARAAGSYVAGSTIGGLTGRLVTGPVAEFAGWRIGVVTVAVLCALSAMAFVKLAPRARGFRPARIKGLGTRLAENLRSPQQLVLYGQGFLLMGGFVALYNFLGFRLAAAPFDLPQTVVSLVFLAYLAGTWASARAGAEASRFGRKPVLLASITTMIIGTALTISTELVVVLTGLLIATAGFFGAHAVASGWVGARAGTAKAQASALYNLFYYAGSSALGWLGGVAFDAAGWTAVAGSVIGLALLAGALAVTTLENPCRARRPGGDREGAAAPL
- a CDS encoding Re/Si-specific NAD(P)(+) transhydrogenase subunit alpha, producing MIIGIPRETHAGETRVAATPATVGQIIKLGYDVVVESGAGAASSFSDAAYVEAGAGIGTTQEVLSADVVLKVNAPDDTEIATLKDGATLVSLISPALKPELVEKLSARPITVLAMDAVPRISRAQSLDVLSSMANIAGYRAVVEAAHSFGRFFTGQVTAAGKVPPAKVLVVGAGVAGLAAIGAAGSLGAIVKATDPRPEVADQVKSLGGEYVSVDPAAAEVSATGYAKEMDEDYKAREAQLYAELASEVDIIITTALIPGRPAPRIITAEMVASMRPGSVIVDMAASNGGNVEGTVKDQAIVTDNGVTIIGYTDLAGRLPATASQLYGTNLVNLLKLVTPEKDGRLTLDFEDVVQRSVTVVRDGEVTWPPPPVQVSAAPAAAAAAAPVEKPAPKPPMSAQRRLGLTFAGAAALFALIAISPAALQVHLVVFALAIVIGYYVISGVHHALHTPLMSVTNAISGIIVVGALLQIGTGDLAITVLATIAILLASINVFGGFAVTRRMLAMFSRS
- a CDS encoding TetR/AcrR family transcriptional regulator, with amino-acid sequence MSELVDSGFATRRQIRLFDELLELMLAEGFGHLTLDEIAARLRCSKTTLYALASSKDELVRRVTVHFFKRATIAVESSLARTDTPRDRVAAYLTAVGAELAVASEAFMTDMNAFAPAREVYEANTAAAAERVRRLIEEGVAAGAFRSVNAAFAGDLIATMMVRIQQREVGAATGLSDAEAYTELATLLTDGLRA
- a CDS encoding HNH endonuclease signature motif containing protein, with product MSPGDDVGSGVGRLVDCPRPVVDDEVLLGVLASAVSARNLLDLVISSAVVAAERAGVPGRRHLRTGADLLRLLGMSPGAAARAVRVGRAASSLPALTVAQRLGLGGIGIEFADAVGKGVAHVESRVPLSDDDRAAVVRALMVQTSPAEVAAKARTIAIDRVAALPVEQQVVPVAEDTALNEMTVVQNAEGRFEATLDLDVTTGEELCAALDPLCRPIPLPDGSPDPRPIDVRRAEAIGQVLRTYLSQSRRPMSGGVLPHVTLIRPVAPGVSGDAVDRLGFGGPVSAATAELIGCDATLTSVIVDHTGVPLDVGRAERLFTPAIRKALAVRDGGCAHPGCGRPVSWCDAHHIQPWSAGGTTSIDNGVLLCRLHHTLIHHGGWQVYLGRDRHPWFIPPHTPEAPEPAHLRSHTRRTMTDLPAAA
- a CDS encoding acyl-CoA dehydrogenase family protein, which produces MPVDRLLPSEDAAELIALTRDIADKVLDPIVDEHERTETYPDGVFPQLGAAGLLSLPQPEQWGGGGQPYEVYLQVLEEIAARWATVAVAVSVHSLSTHALLSFGTEEQKGRWLPGMLSGNQIGAYSLSEPQAGSDAAALRCAATRDGDHYVLNGSKAWITHGGKADFYTLFARTGDGSKGISCFLVPGDLEGLSFGKPEEKMGLHAVPTTAAFYDNARLDADRLIGAEGQGLSIAFSALDAGRLGIAAVAVGIAQAALDEATRYANERTTFGRKIIDHQGLGFVLADMAAAVVSARATYLDAARRRDLGLPYSTQASVAKLIATDAAMKVTTDAVQVLGGVGYTRDFRPERYMREAKITQIFEGTNQIQRLVIARGLTA
- a CDS encoding LysR family transcriptional regulator, whose amino-acid sequence is MDLDELHWFVTLAETEHVTDAAAELGISQPTLSRALARLEARIGAPLFDRVNRRLRLNTYGAILLDHARRSIAEITSATERIAALRDPDTGTVRLAFLHSQAGGFVPDLLRRFRAEAPNVQFELFQGATLDILDRLDKGHVDLAITSPRPAGFPWRVLYGERLCLAVPRDHRFAGRSRLRLADAGDEPFVALQPGFGLRQLTDELCVAAGIAPTIVFEAMEIPTVEGLVAAGFGVAVVPVPHPDRMDSAAAYIPLSEPTAKRQLGLTWRPDGELPPAAARLAEFIMHNLHDLTEVHTLDTLRGSS
- the pntB gene encoding Re/Si-specific NAD(P)(+) transhydrogenase subunit beta, which gives rise to MLSLETAATAAYVVAALLFILALAGLSKHETSKAGNTFGIAGMAVALIATVVLAIGRDIQPLGLGLLVGAMAIGAAIGLWRAKIVEMTGMPELIALLHSFVGLAAVLVGWNGYLHVEAHPDGAEAAHLAGQGMLGIHSAEVFIGVFIGAVTFTGSIVANLKLSARIKSAPLMLPGKNFLNVGALVVFIALTVWFVIEPQLWLLVVVTVLALLLGWHLVASIGGGDMPVVVSMLNSYSGWAAAASGFLLGNDLLIITGALVGSSGAFLSYIMCKAMNRSFISVIAGGFGIEAGPAEDKDYGEHREITAEGAAELLANASSVIITPGYGMAVAQAQYGVADLTRKLRERGVDVRFGIHPVAGRLPGHMNVLLAEAKVPYDIVLEMDEINDDFDGTSVVLVIGANDTVNPAASEDPGSPIAGMPVLTVWNADNVIVFKRSMASGYAGVQNPLFFRENTQMLFGDAKDRVDAINAAL
- a CDS encoding acyl-CoA dehydrogenase family protein, whose amino-acid sequence is MDFAMSAKAADYHKRLSDFMVENVFPAEESYHAYRAEKGPKDHTVPPVVEELKTEAKAAGLWNLFLPSESGLTNLEYSPLAELSGWSMEIAPEVLNCAAPDTGNMETLHLFANEAQRTQWLEPLLNGEIRSAFAMTEPAVASSDARNIETTILRDGGDYVINGRKWWITGASDPRCKLLITMGRTNPDAAAHQQQSMILVPIDTPGITILRSLPVFGWQDQHGHCEIVFDNVRVPAENLLHEEGSGFAIAQARLGPGRIHHCMRALGAAERALALMIDRVQTRIAFGKPLAEQGVVRESIAKSRNEIDQARLLCEKAAWTIDKEGNKAAHVLVSQIKSVAPQVACDVLDRAIQVHGGAGVSDDFPLARLYGWHRAMRLFDGPDEVHMRTIARAELGKEKSAFAAAACRPSNTL